Part of the Lolium rigidum isolate FL_2022 chromosome 6, APGP_CSIRO_Lrig_0.1, whole genome shotgun sequence genome, TACTACATAAAATATATGATAATTATGGTAATTGATTTCTTGCCAGCTAAAGAGGTAATCTCATAAGGGTGAATGGATCGCCACCAACTTCTGATCTTTATAAGAGTGAAGATAGCTATAACTTAGCTGCATGGTTGCATCGCTTGGTGGAATTTATGGGACATGTTCCTATGTCACATTGTCACCTACCTTTAACCAGCAGCAAGTATTAGATTTACCTGTTATGGTTTGTTGAGAAAAAAAATCACCTGTTATGAGTACTCTGAAATGATCAACATGTCCAGCagacaaagtaaaaaaaaaaactgcgcCTTCTGCTTTCTGATTCCATCTTACTCATATTTTCAGGTGATTTCCTTGTATTTTAGGTTTCAATGCTGCTGTTGCTGGGTGTTTCTTTGCGGTGGAGTCtgttttgtggccttcatctGAGGATTCTTCATCCCTTTCCAATTCAACACCTATGGTGATCCTCAGTGCAGTGATAGCGTCTGTTGTTTCAGAGATTGGTCTTGGTTCTGATCCTGCTTTCACTGTTCCAGAATATGATTTTCGCTCTCCGACAGGTACCTTGTCTTCACTATAATTGATATTTGCAGCTTTCTGTATGAATACAGAGTATATTCTGCGGTATTTGCGGTTAGGTGTCACATTTCTTATGATGAATTATCTTCTGTTATAACTTCTTCCTACTGCATAACACTTCCCAAATAACTAATATGTCAAAATAAAATATGTCATGCCCTCAACCAATTTATTTCGGAAAGGAATGACCAGCCTCCCGGGCTCTGCATCCTCGGATGCACACGGCCATGTGTTTTATTACAAGATAGCATTAAAATAGGACACCAAACGAAAAACTCTGAAAAGTTGCTAAAGTTGGATCAGTTGGCTCCCAGTTGCGCAGTTTGGTTCTTGAATACCTGATTCTCCTAAAGCCATCTGCTGTTTTACAATTTGTTTGGCCTTTTATAGTCATATAAGCCCCTACAAATTACAATCCTCCCAATTATAGGTTGGTCTTAGTGACTTCAAATGGTATCTTCTTTTTACAATTTGTTTTCTATGATCCAGAGAATGAAAGTATGAGGATATTTATACATGACTTCATAAATGTCAGAACTTCCTCTGTATCTCTTGCTGGGCATCTTTTGTGGCTTGGTTTCAATCACACTATCTAGGTGTACAGCACTAACTATGGACACAGTTGAAAGTTTACAAAAGGCAACTGGATTACCGAGGGCTGCATCCCCTGCCTTGGGTGGCCTTATTGTTGGTCTTCTAGCTCTTATGTACCCCGAAGTTCTGTACTGGGGCTTTGAGAATGTTGATATTTTACTGGAATCACGGCCTTTTACGAGTGGTCTCTCAGCATCTGTATTGGTTCAGCTCATTGGAGTAAAAATATTGGCGACATCTTTGTGCAGGGCTTTTGGATTGGTTGGGGGTTATTATGCACCATCCCTTTTTATTGGTGCAGCTACAGGCATGGCATATGGGAAGTTTATGAGGTTTACATTTACTGGATCTGAAGCACTGTTTCATGTCCCTTTCCTAGACGTGGCATCACCTCAAGCATATGGCCTGGTAATATGTCCATCAAAGCAATCTTATCTTTCTTCTGGGCAACTACTCCTTCCATTGTTTCTTGGAGAGGACCAGTAGATCTCAAGAATCAAACTTTGTAAACTTTGCAACGGAGGGAGCacttcgatctctctctctctctctctctctctctctctctctctctctctctctctgtatgtACGGCTAATAATACTCATATGTGGTGGCATTCCCATCTCTCCTGATTATTTTGTAGTCACTGCTCAGCAGTTTTTCATTTTAACTTTTTGCCAGTTGTACTCTTATGTTCTGCTATACTGCTGAGGATATTAAGCAATCAATGCTACCATTGTTTATGCGTGTTTTCCTTTTTCTCATCTTTGCAGGTAGGTATGGCAGCTACACTTGCCGGTGTATGCAAGGTGCCTCTAACATCTGTCCTTCTACTGTTCGAGCTTACACAGGACTATCGTATAGttctacctttgcttggtgctgtTGGACTATCATCTTGGATTGCTTCTCCTCAAAGGTTCTCCACGAGCAGTAAGGCCAAGCTGGATTTTTCGGAGGAGAAAACAAGAACTCTCTTAGAGGGCAAAATTGTGTCCTCTCAAACTCAACAAGCCACTTCTGCGGATAGTTCTGATTCTACCGCAGACTTATGTAAACTTGAAAGCTCACTTTGTGTCTATGATGCCAGAGATTCTGACATGCTGGAAAATCTTAATGTTGCCGAGGCTATGAAAACTAAATGTATTTCTGTCTCAGTGAAAACTTCAGTAGTCGAGGCACTAAATCTTATGCTTGCGGAGAAGCAACCCTTTGTTATGATCACTGAGAGCAATAAATCTCTAGTAGGCTTGCTAACACTAAAAGATTTCCAAGATTTCTGCAGAACTTCTAAAACCACCAGGATGCAAACTGAGGTGGGAATAACAACCATTTTCCACTGGTTCATTTCATCAATTTCTTGAACCTTGATGGTTTTAGCCTATCAGATATGCCATTGTCTTATTCATGGACCCTTCTTTCCGTTAGTATTGGTTTCAAGTAACAGAACACCACCTGCCTCAGTTTCATTTTACATATAACTAGTGTATGTAGTAGAATTTAGTTGCTTCCATATGCCTTTTTTTTAGAGAATCCATATGCCTATTCTGGATTTGCTTCCATATGCTTCTAGATACAGAACCAAAGGGCACCATACTCAGTCTAACCCTTTATTTTTAACTGATACTCAGTCTAACTTTTTTAACTGATACTCAGTCTAACGTGTACACCACATTACAAATATAGCATATGTAGTAGTTGCTTCCATATGGCTGTTTGGATTCAGAACCAAAAGCGTACGGTACTCAGTCTAACCCTGTACACCACATTACAATTCAGATACATGAAATAAGCAACTCACAAACCATCACATAATTGAAGGCTGTGTGCACcactttgatgcagaggctggggctaagcTTCCcatttcaaaaataaataaatcacatAACAACTAACAAACTATCATCTTAGGACCTTTAGATCCTTCCCATATACAAGTATTGCCCTAAAGAATAACCTAGGCTCTGATCCTATGGCGTCCTAATTATTTCTAGCTTGGTCGGGTTCTATTGATTAGTGATTACTTGGATTGGGTCGTCTatggcctttttttttttttttggttttgctaCCTGTCATCCttcagtgaaagtaggatccttaTGGAATGGAGTTAGTACATGAGTCCCTTAGCCACATCTCTCCATGTCCTAATAGGATTGCTATATCTGTCATATTTATCAACATTGTTTTGGAAAGGTATTTCTCAACGCTGAAGTTTTGATTCATGTTTACTTCAAACTTCAAAGGTTTTACATAAACAGTGGGAATAAGTTGGGATTCTTATTTTCTTGAGAGGTCAAATGGTAATTCAGAGGATGTTAAGTTTGCCTAACTTTATATAATGTCTGTTGTCAATGGCCATTAATTTTTGTACATTCTCTGTTAATGCTGGAACAGGTACAGGTACAGCTACAGGATTGTCTGGTATCTCATGTTTGTGGAGACGTTAGGTGTAAAATGTGGTCTGTGACACCTCAGATGCCACTTACCACAGCTGAAAAGATTATGGATTCTCATGGAGTGGATCAAGTTCCTGTAGTTTCAGAACATTCTGATCATCAGGATGGAGGACTCTTGATTGGTTTTGTCGATAGAGAGTGCATCACCATTGCTCGAAGGTAAAATTAAATATTTTGAGAATTCCCTTTCCAGATTTCAACTGTTAGTAATGAGTAATGTGACGTATTATTTGCATTCCAACTTATAATCAACAGTGTTTTTATTCCCTTCGATGTTATGTTCTCTTTCAGAGCTTTGGCAGCAAAAGAATTTTTCAGTTCCACATCTGAGATAAGAAAGGAAGAGAGATGATGCAGACTGACTTAGTCATTTTCCTGACTAAGTCAAGAGCCAAGGAATCTATTTGACTAGCTTTGATTGGTAACTTTGGTTTATTTATTGCAATAGCTCTATTGCCAAAGAAGATCAATCTCGTTCTGCCAAGTGATAAGCTGTATCATTCTTTCCTTTTACAGAGCAAGGAGTTTTCAAGCAAGAGTTCTCCCAAATACAGTAGTGGATAACACCAATAAGTAGCTGATACCAAAACACATTTCAAGGCAGAAGTCTCTTGAGAATGCAAAACGCCTGCATCAAGAATGTGATTTAGAAAGTGAATGCCCTCATTCTCTGTATGTGCACGGGCAAGCGCAAGTGCATGGCTGAGTTTTGGTTGCAGGAACGTGGTACAGGTTGTTTATTCATTAGGTCCCAGAAACTTGCCTCTAACTTGTGTATACCATTGTTCACTTTTTCTTGTGCAAAACAACATAGATTATGTTCATCTATTATTGGACCAGTGCACGGGCACTTGAATAAGAAGCTGAACAGTTAGGCAATAAGAGCAAGCTATGTCAcactcacttttctttttgtctaTTCCGTGTTAGTATGAATTAATGAGCTGAGTTTGCTTAATAGGTCTGTTTGGTTGGCAGAATCTTTTGAGTATTACGGTTGAATCAATGCAGAGACCAGGGTATACCTCATTTTCGAATAAAAATGTGGTGCATGAGTTGTAACATGTAATCATGTCacatttggttgaagaaaagctacatggtcgattttttttcttttatagTGTAAGGATTGAAACTTTGCAATAAATGTGGTTTGTGCATTGTAGAATTGAGTATTGAATCTATGATAATTGGTGATTACATCGAGTGTCTCGGGCTGTTTATATAGTAGAGAAGACTTGAAGGGCAAGAAGCTTAGTAGAGATAGAATTGGAGTACAATCTTAAACTACCAAATATAGGCTAGATGTGATATACTCTAACACCCCGCAGTTGGATCGGTAGTAACGCGGACGGTCCAACTGGAGAAGAAGCCGAGTACGTGGTATAGCCTTGATGTCCAACTGGAGAAGAAGCCGAGTACGTGGTATAGCCTTGATGCCGATGTAGCCGTTGTTGTCATGGCGATGGTGCCGTGTTTGATGTAATCGCCTTGTAGAATGTAGTTGAGGTAGATGGTGTTTTGGTCGCTGTCGTCGTTGATCCCGGGAAGACGCTCGGAAGGAGGAATTTGTTGTGGTAGAAGTAGTAGGAGACACGCTGCATATCTTGCAGAACTCGGGAGCGCGCCGGGATGAAGGCATGCACCAGGGTTGCCAGTACCGGACGTGCGAAGAAAAGAACCACCATGAGCCATGCGCGCCATAGTTGGATGGAGTAGTAGAGAAGGCCTCCGTGATCGATCGGTGTGTAGAAGTTGTCCGCCGATACGTCGGAGTAGACGAAAGAGCTTCAAGAAGAAAAATTAAGCacgcacaaacaaaaatagacttCAACTCTGACGGCAAGATCGGTGGACGAAGACCTGAAGTATTTGTTGAACTAGATTCCGGAGATTAAACCCAGGTTCCGCGTGGATTGTCGCGGTGTCGAAGAAGATCCCCATTGGTGTTGACGATGACCGTGAGTGTTGGCGACGATGCGGTTGCTGGCGATGATGACCCCGGATGATGCAGGTGTTGACGGCGAGAAATAGATCGGCTTGGtgcatatcgtcgatgtagacgtgCAGTACTTGTAGCTTGGCTTGGCGTTGAGAACGAAAAATTTGCTAAAACTACGGAACAAATCTAATGCGGATGAAAAACTAGCTACGAGATCGGATGTCCCCGGTGGAGATCATGGAGATCAATCTCTCCGGGTGCAGCAGAAGCGGTCCCTAGGCTGCGGAAagaaccgctctgataccatgtagaattgCGGAAATATAATTGTATTGATATGCGGTAATTGATGATTACATTGAGTCTCTTGAGCTATTTATATAGTAGAGAAGATTTGAAGGGCAAGAAGCCTAGTAGAGATAGAATTGGAGTACAAGCTTAAACTACTAAATATAGCCTAGATATGATATACTCTAACATGCATCAATCAACGGAAATATCTCCTTGCAAGGATCTTTTTTCTAATGTTTTCGTAGTCAGATCATCATATGGTAAACACTTTCCTGTAGAAAATAGCGTCTACTTATCCTATGCTATTGGTTGTTGTAATCTACCATAATTCTATTTGCACAGTTAGATTCTAACTATAAATGAATTACAAATCTGAACATCTTGGGTCTTAAAACTCAGGCCCCAATTCAAAAATTTGGAAATTAGAATTCCGATTGTCTAATCTCCGATACTCCAGCATTAAAGTTGTATATTTGGAGTATTTAAAAGGTTATAAAGCTTCAGCCTTGAAACAATATAACTCGAAATCTTTTACTTTGTCATTGGAGTGAACCTGACGTTGCCATGTGTGAACGGGCATGCATGGGAATCAAGTCCAACCACGTTCTGACGTCTGAAGAATAACACACTCACTACTtttgttctaaaaaaaaaagaaagtctGAAGAACATAACGCTCATTGCTTTTCATACATGGATAAAAATTAAACTTGGGAAAACGCTGACTCGCTGAGGGACATGGCTTTGCTGGCCTTCAGCATTTTAGTTTCCACGCCGTAATCTGAATTGCTAATTACTAGTAATCATCTCACTTTCCTGAAGTTAGCAATTTTTTTGGTCCAGTGTTTCAGTTGGCTGGAAAAAAGTTGAAGGGTCTGATCTAATGTCTTTAAATCGAATCCATGACTACATATGTTAGCCCTCGCATAGAAATTAAGCACCTCTCGTATTTTGTTCTGTCAGGCAGCAGGAGAAGTCAAGAGAGAGGATTGCATATCACTGCACAATGTGACGGAAGTTCATAATAAGCTCAGCGCGTGCGTACACAAAATTTCCAGCCTGCATTCTGATCATGCATGCGCTAGCTCTAACAAATTAAACTACAGTAACAAAAGACCAGCACAAGTCGGCTGGTGTACGCTTACATACATAGCCCGCGCGCCACGCCGCGCGGCCTGCTAGGGCTAGTAGTCCTGGGCTCCTGGCTCACCGGCGCTTCCCCTTGCCGCCGGCGCGGTGCCGGGGCTGGGGCGCCTCCTTGCTGTCCTTGCTGAAGATGCCGCAGAAGCCGCAGGCGGCGACGCGCGGGGAGGGCGGGTCGAGCGCGGGCTGGACGTTGCCGGCCTTGTACCCGCCGCCGTGCCCGCCGGAGCCGCTCCGCTGCGTCCGCGCGGCGGGAGCCATGGTCTCCTTGCCCGACGCCGACATGTTCTTGTCCTCCCACACCATCCCCGACGAACCCGACCGCCGGAACGTCTCGCTCGATCGCTGCAGCCCCGCCATGATCTCTAGTCTTCCCCCGCTAGTTGCTCTGCTTTCTTTCGATCGCTTGTGAGCTGCAAGTTGTGATCTTTCTACCTGCCGGTCCGCGCGGCCGGCGCGGCTATATATGACCGTTTAGATGCATGGGGCTGGACGCTGGAgttggggagcaccggagcagtcaATGCATCTATGATTGCGTTGCGTGTGTGTATGGTATGGGTATGTATGGCATGGGAAACGCCGGGAGGCGGGACGTTCAGATCACGGTATATGTTTACTCTAACCGGGCGGGAAAGAAATGGTTTTCAAGGTTTGACCGGCAATAATTTACCAACCATAAAATAAAATACTGTCAGTATCAGCCAAATTAATCAACATGTGAGGTGGCGTTCAATAGGNNNNNNNNNNNNNNNNNNNNNNNNNNNNNNNNNNNNNNNNNNNNNNNNNNNNNNNNNNNNNNNNNNNNNNNNNNNNNNNNNNNNNNNNNNNNNNNNNNNNTCACTATAGGCCGACTGCCAAAAGTCGGGGCTGTCGGCGGATGGGCTTCCAGGCCAGCCCACCAAAAGGATCGTCGGTGTAACAATGCTCTAGgaaacgctacgccgacggctgccctcggcacATCGTAGGTTGTCGGCGTAGGGTTGTGCATGCGGTCCACCACAGTTAGGCAGTGACGGCGCAGTGACGGCGtcaaggctacgccgacggccaccctcggcatagccttctcctcttttttaaaaaaaaaactacgccgacggccaccctcggtgtAGAGGTTGAAATTTTCCCTCCACGCACCCCCCGATCGCCTTTTTAACTTACAATTGAATgacagaaaatgataaaaaaataaaaaaataaaatcctttgagatgtctatgtgttatgtcatctagttgcaaGAAAATTTAGCAAAAATGCATTTCgatcttttttgcaaaattatgtcATGTATCGGTAAAACGGCTTTTCTGGTTACATATGAAGTCGggaaaaaatgtataatatattaAAATGATCGTAAGAAAAAGTTATATTCAAATTCACCTAGGTTTACCCAGTTAGCCAACTTTTAGATTCTAGAAAAtttcaaataaaaatatgaaagcaggaagatattAGTTTTTGGCATAAATTCAGGATTTCgtagtattttttattttttaaaagaaataaaaaaataattgCATCCTCGGtagatattattattacttaaccatttatgtttatttaaataattatttaaaattcaaaataataaagagttgtgatatAAGATCTAAGGGTTAAtaagattgatatggtagtattatcaacaaTGTTTCGTGAAGAAGATGGAAGCTCAACCGGAAGAAACTAATATGTTAGGGGTGGAGGATGAGTGACCCGGGTGGAAAGTTTGACTATGAGGGGTAACTTGACCTAAGATAAAGCGTAGTGTTACAATTAAAATGATCCATGTGAGAGACTAAGAAAATGTgatacaaaataaaaaaaatcaaaatttttgaaGTTAACGGACGGAACGGCgtggcctacgccgagggcacaCATGTCTCTGCCGAGGCTgaccttccccgaggagctacgccgacggtggccTTCGGCTTAGACTAAGCCGATGGCCTTTTAAGGCTATGCCGAGTGCCAGGGGCTGTTGGCGTAGCATGCCATTTCTGTAGTGGATGAACGGTGCGCGAAAACGGATGGAActgttttcatatttttagtGTAATACGGAAACGAATAGAGAAACTCATGAACAAATACAAAAACAAATTTTGTCGGAGGATGCAGCACGAATATGTTGTAGGTACGAAACGAAAATCGGATatatgcctaaaccaaaaaacctCTTAaatcatgaaaaaaaaaatcaatcaacACAAGATACTGACAAACCTGATAAATATACCGGAAAACAGAGGACGGGTCGAACCGTGCAAGCTTCTCGGCCGCTTTGATGGCTCAGCTTGACAATTAGAGATTAGGCATGATGGATGCACAAAACGGAGGTCTGTTCCGATGATAATACCGTTTCGCTTCTACATCTGTTTGCGCCAAAAGAATTCCTTTTCCGTTCCAAAATTTCATTTCTGTTTTCATATTCTCTTGAAAAAGTTGAAACTTTTCGCTCTATTTTCATCCTATGGTTCATTGTCGGGATATGTACGGCCGGCCGGTAATTTACATGCGGACTTTGCAGTGGAAGACGTACGTCTGTGTCACGTACGTAGAGGTGATGTGAGGTGGAGCCGAGACGCGTTCAAGGCATGCGCGCTTGCTCCGACGACTCCACCCGACGACGCTCTTGAATTGGGCGGTGCGTCATCGGAATTGAACGGGGGAGTGGCTCTCGGAGCGTCGGGACGATGCTTTGTTTTGTCCGAGTGTGCTCACAAGTCAGAAGTTTAAACTGATCAATCATTACATATCTATGAACAGAAATGGTCACGGGAAGAAGTAGGAATGTGAGGATCGATTTCGTCATCCGTAGAGTATTGCTTGATACACGTATGCCGTACGGAGGGACGTTTGACTTTTGGGGAAAATAAATTGGGCGAGATGCTTTCAACAGAATTTCTTGGCTCAAAACATTGCCGCATTGTATTCTACCAGCAATGAGGTTCAAGACTTGGTCCATATGaaaataagtactccctctgtctaACAAAGAATGTCTCAaagttatctaaatttaaattatCTAGACACAATTTAGTATATATAGGTACATTTAAATTTTGTGATAGTTTTTTTCTAG contains:
- the LOC124668181 gene encoding chloride channel protein CLC-e-like, with the translated sequence MAPGLDLVTLAACLVGLLTGVSVVLFNLSVHEIRDLLWDGIPLRGASWLREEPTGEIWQRVILVPVSGGIIVGGLNTLRSSIKTNSDGTVSNIKGVFRPFLKAVAASFTLGTGNSLGPEGPSVEIGSAIAKGFGNVFGWEGGKKLSLVAAGSAAGIASGFNAAVAGCFFAVESVLWPSSEDSSSLSNSTPMVILSAVIASVVSEIGLGSDPAFTVPEYDFRSPTELPLYLLLGIFCGLVSITLSRCTALTMDTVESLQKATGLPRAASPALGGLIVGLLALMYPEVLYWGFENVDILLESRPFTSGLSASVLVQLIGVKILATSLCRAFGLVGGYYAPSLFIGAATGMAYGKFMRFTFTGSEALFHVPFLDVASPQAYGLVGMAATLAGVCKVPLTSVLLLFELTQDYRIVLPLLGAVGLSSWIASPQRFSTSSKAKLDFSEEKTRTLLEGKIVSSQTQQATSADSSDSTADLCKLESSLCVYDARDSDMLENLNVAEAMKTKCISVSVKTSVVEALNLMLAEKQPFVMITESNKSLVGLLTLKDFQDFCRTSKTTRMQTEVQVQLQDCLVSHVCGDVRCKMWSVTPQMPLTTAEKIMDSHGVDQVPVVSEHSDHQDGGLLIGFVDRECITIARRALAAKEFFSSTSEIRKEER
- the LOC124660001 gene encoding uncharacterized protein At1g15400-like, translated to MAGLQRSSETFRRSGSSGMVWEDKNMSASGKETMAPAARTQRSGSGGHGGGYKAGNVQPALDPPSPRVAACGFCGIFSKDSKEAPQPRHRAGGKGKRR